The window TTCACATTGAACACTTCTCCGACTTTAAACTTCGGTTCTTTAATCCTGACAAAACCTCCCGTTACGGGGAAGAACACCCCGGTTTCGATTTTATCAAAGCAGGGGACTACTCCGATCTGGTTCTGTGCCTGGAATTCTAGAGGCTTGCTGTTCATGTTCATGTTGCGAATGCAGCCGCTAAACGACTTAGTCAGGTTCAGTTTGCTTTGAATTTTGTTATAATGGTTGGGGTCCAATCCCCCGACGTAGATCGGGGGCCTgatatcaattttttgcatGTTGGCTACAGGCTTATCAGACACGACTGCGTCATCCAAGACTAGCTTTGCTCGACGCTCGTCTTTGCTAAACTCGACCAAGTGCCACGCGTTATCGCTGTAGTCTTTCAAACCGTCTGTCTTCAACACCGACGAACTCCTGCCGTCACTATACGTGTAAACCAcctttggaaaattttaattacagtgACGGACACTCTGTGTTGTTACTTACTTGTCCATCTTGCAAGAACACTGCCACGTACTGCGAATGCGTCTCGTTGTTATCGCTCGTAAAGAAAATGATGCCGTCTGGGTCATCACTCCTAAAGTCAAGAGCAAAATCGAATTGTTTCTTGTACCGACCGCGCAATTTATCTATTTCTAGTCTACTGTCTTTCTGAGCACCGAATCGGTACACCCCTACACTAGTTTGCGGAGGAGAAATAGGCAAAGCACATGAGTCTTTGGGAGGTGGTGGAGGTGTAGTGAGCGGTGGGTAACCAACAGCCCCATGAGTGACCGGTGGAAGAGGCGGCAATGGAACCACTTCAGTCACTGGTTCCTCGTCTGTTCGAGTCACGTAGTCGTCTCTGCCGCCGTCACCCCGAATGGTAGTATCTGAAaccagattttaaaaaattatgtagcAGACGGTGCAACTTTAACCCTCGTTAAAGTGTCTCTgttgttgttttaattattatcggcccaattgtatttttctttaacaGCATTGGTTATCATTTGAGCAAAATTGTGTGCGGCAAAAGTTAAGCAACTTTTacgaaaagaatttttttactgtagtGTACTTTTTGACAAAACGCGGAATAGAGGAAATTCAGTTTTGAGTGGTATTAATTAGAGGATTTGTAAAGCATTAGGGCTGAAAGTGAGTTTGTGTAAAATTACTTTCGACTTATTTTTAACTAGTTCagattaaaaatggtggatgcgccgggcgatTTACGTACGTTCATATGGCCGGTACTTCGTCACGTCTCCATAGCCCCCAGTTGTGGCAGGTCCCAGTGGCTCAAGAGGTGGCAATGTCGgctctaaaaaataatttaataatggcAATCAACAACCCCCACAACTGAcctttatcaattttatcgatagctttgtaatttttgtcatAGATacattttcctaaaatttcgttaaactTGTCCGTACTGTTAGCAAAATTGATGACGTTGCCTTTCAAAGTGAGATCACCGATGCAACCTCTGAATGGTAACTCCGAGCCCACGGTACCAGGAGATAAAATGACCCGTCTGGGTAAGCCGCCTACGTATAGAGTACCGTGGAGGATAAATAACGGTGGAGGCTTGGTGTCCAGACTGgaagaaatcaaatttttgaacataCCGACACTAAGTGACGTGACTCACGGTCTGCTGTCGATATCGTCAAAATCAATTCTTAACTCGTGATCGTTGTGCATCACCGAGACAACGTGCCAGAGGCTATCATTGAACGTGTCTTTCGAAACCAGTTCGATTTTCTGGCTGATTAGGACGAGATAACCGTCCCGGAGGGCCagtgaaatgttattttcgTGCAGCTTATCCGTGGCGTAGAAAATCAAACCGTCTTTTTCTTTGGTTTTAAATTTGAGACTTATCTTGAAATCGTTATTGATGGCCACGCCGCCGTGGGCGACATATCCCGGTCTGTGTTTATCAAACGACACCATTTGTGAGAACTAAAATACTTCGTTACTAATTATCACATTTGTTGGAAACTTACTTTGACCGGACATCCGGGTGTGACATCGTACACTTTAATATTGTTGCGTAAATCAACCGGACTGCCCATTATCACAACGTTATCAATGCAGCCATCGAATCGCGTCTGACTGACATCGATGTACCGGTGTTTGGTGGGATAACCACCAAATGAAACGGTTTCGATTGGCTCAATAAACGTGCCGTCTATTGCAGGGGTGGTATCTGGTATATCCTCATTATCAACCACAAAGCGGCCTTTGGGCCCCTCTCGACTAGCCTCCACCACGTGCCATCTGCCATCGTTGTAGGTCTTTGTCGTGTGCCACACTTTGGTTTGGTGCCCCAAATTATactaaacaattttatttaacaactcaaataaacacaaaattgcACTCACTTGGTACAGAACCTTCCCATTCCTGAGTTCCAGCGCAATAAACGTCTTGTCTTGCCCCGCCAAGAAGAGCAAACCTTCGGTTGCAAACGTCTTGAAGCTGAGTTGGATGTCAGATCGAGTCCTAAACCCGTACGAACGCGCGTTCAAAATGGCATAACCATTCCCGTTAAACCTAAACCCGGTACTTGGTTGCAAGTTAACCAACTTATCCCGTTCCACGGCTCCGTGATTGTTCTCAAAACCGTTGTTGAAATTCCACAACGAAACCGGTTTGTCGCCAATAACCATATCCTCAATTTCGCCCTCAAAGGAATTCACATCGATTTCTTTCTGCATCGCGTAGTTCACGGGGAAGCTTCCGACGAACAGTTTCGACTTGTTCTTGTCCAGATTGAAAATGGATAAGGGGCCTTCCAGTGTGGTTTCCTTCTGGGTGATGTTCTCAACACCTCCGGGCAACTCCTCGCGGATCGTCAACTTCGCATTGTGACCAGTTCTGAAATTTTAGTCAAGAAAAGTGGTCACTTTCACGTTGCCATACCTCTCCACTATGAATTGATACCACACACCGTCAGAAACGTATTTCTCGTTGATTATTTGCTCGACTCCGTTGCCAACGTCCAGTTTCAAGACGGGATAACCGTTTTGTATGATCAAGGCCATGTAGTCATCCTTTGACAAAAGTTTTGAACGAATTCAACCAAGATTTCTAGTTACCTACCGTTTTAGTTCGCCTTAATTTAGTCCCCAGGGGATTGCCCAAGTACCACAGCAGTCCATACGGTTTCTCCGTCCTGAAATACCCAGAAACGCGTTCGGAAGTGCTGAGTTCCTCCAGATTCGACGGAACCTCAAGTTCCAGAGTCGTGTTCGGGTAAAACTTCATTCCTATTTTGATCTGATTGGCCAAATCTCGCGCCAGGATTATCTGTTGGTTCAACTTCTTCATCGAATTGGCAATGTTGTCAACCGTTCGTTGAAGCCGGGCTTGCTGTTCTGGTATCTCCTCCATCATGTTGGTGATATAGGGCAGCTTGTCGTTAACAGTATTCAGCTGTTTCTGCGTTTGTAGCAAATCGCGGTTCATATCATCGACGATTTTGGGCAATAAAGTTGCATTTTCCGTCTGGTTTTTCAACTTGTCGAACTTAATTCCCTCCGCGATGCCCTCAATGTTCGTCACGTGCCGGATCGCATCGTCGGCCTTGTCAACAGCGAGGGCGTACGCCTTATCCAAGGACTGTTGTTGGATTTTGTCGCGAATTTTCTCGATGTTGTCCAACATGTCTTTATTTGACTTGTGACTGGAACTGACCGGCTTGTATTTGGCAACGGCCTCCTCTAGCTTCGGTTTCAAGTCATCGTTCGTTGAATGGTATAGTTCGAAGGCGTCCTTTAGCGACACCGAAGACGTTTGGTCCGCGTTGTCGGTTTTATTCGCAACGTCGGGTATCATGTCGTAGGCCTTATTTAcgtcaatttttgcttttttcgcgGCTTCGCTCGCATTTTTCACCGCTTGGACTATGTCTTTGTAGGCGTTCGCCGCACGGACGGCCTCGCCTGACAAGTCTCGCGACTCGTTTAAGAGATTATCAAGAAGCATTGCTTTTTCGGTCAAGTTTTTAGTGTGTCTTTCAACTTCGGGCTGCAAACGCTGCACTTCCTCGATTTCGGCCTCGTCCTCATCGACCgactttttaaaatcattGACGTAATCTTCCAGACTCGAAGCCTTCGTCTGTAATTCCGCTAACAATTCTTGGGCCTTGTTTTTGAATTCGGTCGAATTATCATTCAAAGTTTGCGAGACCTCCAAATTGTTTTTCGAGTCCATTGTTTGTTGCTTAATATCGTCCAGTTTTTTCTTAAGCCGTTCTTTACTGTAATTTAGAGCATTGATCAATTTCGTGttaaaatttagccttgttgTTATCATTATAGAAGTGAATAACCTGATTACGgattggttttaattatttttagtttttgttcgTCCTTGAACTGCGCTCACATCTGTTGCCCACATGCGTCCAGCAAACGGAAGCAGATAAAAATAAGCTCAGACACGTTCTTCCGTCCCTCGCAAATAATTCGATCATGTTCAGTgcgttcaaaatttttgaaattgaatttttagcGCGTAGTTGAACGGTCACGTGATTGCTACAATGACATTTGCGTCACcaatttcgaataaaataaaaatcccgAGTAATGTGTGGTTATGTTTCGTGTTAATTGAAGTTTTTGTGTCAAATTTTCCCGATTTGGACTCCAGTAACCAAAGTTTAAAACAGCGCAAGAATGCTACCGACAAAGGGCTACTTCCAAGACATTGAATGTCCATATTTTGATAGTACTTGCAATAGGCCTTATTGTCATTTTCGGCACAGAAAAAAGACCCAGGAGACAATCGAGGAAGTCGCAAATGAAACCCCAAAAGAAGTGGAAGTTCCTACGTATAAACCCACTCCAAAGAGCGAGTTGGCCAATATAAAAAGCCACATTCCAATCAGTTACGTGCCAGACTTGGCTTTCAGGTCTGATCGGACAATCAGGCCTTTACCAAAGTTtacgtttgaaaaaccgacTTATAAACCGACTCCTCTGAGCATATTATCGTCGGCTAGTAAACGTGAAAATGTTTTGGAAGACGACGAACGAGAAACGAGTGATATTGAGGCCATTAGGGAAGTTAAGCAAAACATTGCCAATGACGAGTACAACCCCGAAATTTCTCTACAAGATGACATCAATTTTGAAGATTTATCTGCCGAGTTTGACATGATAGATGACCTTATCGAAGAACCGAAAAATAAAGAATCGAAGGAAAATAATGTGGGCAAAGAAGAAACGCATCAGGAAAACGATAAAGACAAAGAAAAACCCGCAAGTGATAAgacagaaaaaaaacatagtagTAGCAGCAGTAAATCTCATAAGTCTAAATATCACAAAAAGGATACCAAAGACAAGAGTAAGGATAAACACGTTAAGGAGAAAGATGTTAAGTCCGACAAAAGTAGAGAGAAAGATAGACGCTCGGACCACAAAAGCAAACATAAAAGTAGCCGAGAAAAAgagaaaagtaaaagtaaacaTAAGGACAAGAGACGAAGTAGGAGCAGGAGCAGAGAACGTCACAAAGAAAAGGAAAAACGAGCaaaggaaaaacaaaaagaagcTGAAGACAATAAGAAACGTCGCAAATCATCAGAGTCATCCGGTGAGGACTCCAGTGAATTACTGTACTCAAACAATTTCGATGAAATCCCCGCCCTTGATTTTGACGATGACGAAGAGGACACTTTATCCGAGTGTTACAAAATATTCAAAGAATACGAACCGCCCAAGGTGGAGGTAAAGGAGCCGCCTCCAGCAGAGCCCGAAGTAATTAAAGAAGAAACGAACGCAAGTAAGAAACGAATCGCCCACAGTTCAGCCAACCCAAGCGAAGGCGGCTCGAAAATCAATTACGTGAAGCCAAAAATTCAAGCTAATCCCGCACAAGCGATGGCTAATCGATTCAAATTAGCCAAATTAGCTCAAGCGAACAACGAACAGAAGAACCTAATGAACGAAGTGAAGCAAACGGTCAAACGCCCGGCCCCTAGCTTACTTGAAGCAGCTCGCAACTACAAACTCCAGCGGTTGGCGAAACCGAAACCGAGCGAAAACGCCAACGTAATCGACAGTATCCTCAACAGTGCGAAAAACAAACCGAAGAAAATCGCCCCGGTCCAAAACGTAAACTCGATACAGCGGGCCAAAGCCCGAATTGAAGAACTGGCGAAGCAGAAAGCCACCGAAACACTCAACAAAACGCCAGCACAGACGGTGAAAGGCAAACGGATTGCACACGTGCCTGATATCTCTCTATCGGACATTCCTGATGTCTTGAACGCTGACAAATCGAAACTGCCCATAAACGTGCGAACCCGATTTTTAACAATGATCGCCGACGAATGCGTCAAACTCTACCTAATCAAAGAAGACGCCTACACGAGAGCCCTCAACGAGGAATTCGTCTGTTACGAAAAGTGCAAAGTCCTGGCAACGTACAAAAATTCGGCGATGTTGGCTGTGAATCGGCTCCGGAAGGAGCTGCAAGAGCGGGACAGGCTCGGGTTGGGGCCCATCGGCGAGGGCGAAGCCCCGGCCAACGACACAGCGTCGAACTACAAAGGGGCGAAGTTCTACAACCATATCAAGGGCTACGCCCTCACGAACGAAGAGCTGGACATTCATGGGTACCCCCGCGAGAGTGCAACCCCCGGCCGTGCCACCATCAAAAACCGCAAAACCACCGCATGGTCGAGCCTCCGCGAGAATCAAAGGAAGTGTTCAAGGTGCGGCAAGATATACCTAGTGGACGAGGACGGCTTTGTACAGTACCCAGAAGAGTGCATCTACCACCCCCTCAAAAAGCGGACTTTGCGGGGCGAACAGACGTACCTTTGTTGCAAAAGCAACGACGACGTTGGCTGTGCTACTTCAAATACTCACGTGTCCGAAGCCTGCGGAGACGCCGAGCTTGAGGGCTTCCAGACGACGATGGAGCCCGAATCCGAGGAGGACCCCAGGAGTCAGGCTGTTTACGCTCTGGACTGCGAGATGTGTTACACGATTAAGGGTTTGGAACTAACGCGAGTGACTATCGTGGATTCGGAGTGCAAAACCGTGTACGAGACTCTAGTGAAGCCTTTGAATCCGATCATTGACTATAACACGACCTTCTCCGGAATCACCAAAGAGCAAATGGAACGCACCAGTACTAGTATTTTGCAAGTGCAAGCCAACATTTTGCATCTGTGTAACTCCAAAACTATACTCATTGGACACAGTTTGGAGTCGGATATGAAAGCGTTGAAGATTATACACGGGACTGTTATCGATACTTCGGTTTTGTTTCCGCATAAAATGGGGCTGCCGCATAAAAGGGCGCTGAAGGCTTTGGCTAgtgattttcttaaaaaaattatacagaataGTGTTAGTGGACACGATAGTGCCGAAGATGCCATCACTTGCATGGAACTCGTCAAGTGGAAGCTTAGGGAAGAGCTGAAAGTGCGTGGAATTAAGTGATGACGGATGATTTTAACGTTGTTAATTCATGTTGAATATAATATatggtatttatatttttgttaatgtgtAAAGTGTGGGATATGTTGATTTTGTCCAATATTTAAGAATTGTGTAGATCGAGTATTTGTAATTTAAGTATTTATGTTGATAGATTTTTGATAACAAATTTATACAATATGTAAATATTGGCCAGTGACTGATATTATATTTTGATTACtaagaataaattattacaagcATGTCAAATGTTTCGTCTTacgttataaaaattatatttattcagTCGTTGAATCGAACGTTTAGATCCTCAACCAAGAAAATTACAAGATAATCCGTAGTGTAGTGTAACTCTAtttttctgtataatttaaaGATTATGACTTCAGAAAAAACGTAATGTATACCTCGTCTATCGATTATAAATTCCATATTCTAAATTAAACTTTGgcttgttataaaaatttctgtttGCGCTTAAATAAGTTcgtcttttattaatttgtttgtacTTACCCGCTCTTTTCAATGATCCTCTGGGCCTCGTTAGCTTTGCTTAACGAGTACTGCGTCTGATTGTACAAATCATCCAACTTGTCGTTAAAATTCTTCAAACTCTCCTTGACTTTGTCGGTTTTCTCTTCCAAATAATCGACTGGAATCTTGAAGTTGGACACATTAAGCAGCAAGTTGGACACTTTGTCCAACTCGTCATCGGCCATTTCTTCACGACCTGttaaattatatcttttaaTCGCATCCAGGAGTTCCTGGCCTTCCTCTAACGCCGAATCAATCTCCGGATTTTCATCTTTGTTCAACTGGAAcgtgattttattaatttcgtcAATTACGCGGAAAGAATCGTCTTCAGCGTTTTGAACATCATCCAGAAGAAGTTCGGCCCTTTCTTTAAGATCGATAGAACTAACTCGGAGGGAGTCACTATTTTCTAGCGAATAGTTCGTCTGGAAGAAAAACATTGCATAAATCAAATCCGGGAGTTTAGAGTTTTACTTTTCGATTTAAATTCTTCGAGTCCTGTTCCAGAGTTTGCAACTCGTCAATGTACAAGTCCAAGTTGATCTGTTTCGGGTCGACTTCGTCAAACTTCGGCTTCAATTCGTTTAAAAGATCTCTCATGTTGTCGAGCTTTCGGCGGGTGAAGTACCCGGAGTTGGCCGACTGGAAACACAATTAAACAAACCcccaaaaaatttgattaaactCACGTcaaattcaacaataattGGGTCAATCAGGTGCCTCAAAGCATCCGTATCGTCAAGCAAAGCGTGGGTACAGCTATCACACTGGTGACAGCCATAATCCGGGACAAACACCCACCGATGGGGGCACTGGTCGCATTTCTCCCCCACGACCCCCTGAAGGCACTCACATTGTCCCGTCAAAGCGTTGCATCCAAAACCAAGCGAATACTCGCTTTTGCAACCGCAAGCtgaaacattttcttccaatTTTCCGCCAAAAACCAAACTCTGGAGACTCACAAACACATCCGTCTGTTGTGTAGTTCCAAAAGCCGGCACTGCAACGATTGCACGACCTTCCGGAGACTCCAGGTTTGCATCTACACTGACCCGTGACGTCGTCACACTGCGAACTATCGGAAGCTTCGGCACAATCGCAAGGGACACATCCGGCCCCCGTTTGGAAACCGTAATGTTTCACCTCGCAACGGTCACATTTTTCGCCGATTACGTTGGGTTTGCAGACGCATTCTCCGGTGAAACTGTTGCAGTGGTCGGTGCCCAGCTCGTCGCAAATGCAACCTAcggttaacaattttttactcaaaaaaaaacagtgattttatgtgttttttgtatagtatagTGTTGAAACTATTGAGAGTTTGAAGATTTATTCCTCAGCTAAAAGTACACTCACTTTGACAATCTTTTAAATTGACGGCATCTCCGAAATATCCAGGAGCACAAAGAGCACAAGCTTTTCCGTAGGTGTTATTTAGACATCGTAGACATTCACCAGAGACTGTGTCGCAAGAGCTGGGATCGTCGGGGTTGATATTGCCAGAGCATTGACATGGCTTGCAAAAATCACCTTAAAATAGATAGGTATTTGCTTGTAAATCTGTGACATACAACTCGTTacaattaagtaataattcataatttactaattaatagtttttgcatactaacaatgtttatttatttttcgtaaattttttatatttccgaATTTCCCCACATAAACAACGTTATTTCCTTACCGTTTGTCCTCTTATAATACTGTTCCAACAAAgtataagtaaataattttgcaaaaaatacacaaaatacCTAAAGATTCCGGTCTTCCGTAAAATCCTGCGGCACACGACTGACACCTGGCCCCAAAATATCCCTCCTTGCACTCACAACTGATTTTCTCACCATCGGCACTAACATCACACGCTGTGGCAAAGCTAAAAAACGAAACAACTTAATTTCTTCCtcaatttcaaacgaaaatCCCTACTTATTGCTTCCGACTGGTAAAGGACATGCACAAATCAAACAATCCATCGGAGTGCCGGCTAAAGCATTGCCATGATATCCAACTTCACAAAGTTCGCAATGGTCTCCTCGAGTATTGTGCGTACAATTCTGAAAAAACAATACTgaagacataaaaaataaaataatttcgagACATACAAGACAAATTCCTGTGTTAACGTCGCATTCAGTGGCGTGTCCGTGGCATTGGCACGGGACACAATAGCCCCCATGCGGGCCACCTTCGACCCGGTAATAGCCAGGGGCGCATTCTTCACACGACAAACCTTGGTAATTCTCCGGACAGCGGCACTCTTCCACTGTGAGAGCAAACGCCAAATTTCTGTTGTCTCCAGAATAATATTGATAAGAGATTGCGTCGTCTTGAATCACGTGAGACAATCTTAAACGTACAAAACGTCCAAATAAGTGTTACCAACGATTTTACGCTTTACCTAGTCGTAACACTCGCAGTCCAGTAGGTGGCCCTAATGTAAACACCCCTCACATCCTCCAATACCTCCATTATGTGGTCCCTTCTCGCCGGTAAACCAGTAGGCAACTCAAAGTTTTCCTCAACTAACTGAACACTAGCGTGATATTCAACTGCGGCTGTCGGTTGTTCGTAACTCGAATAAGTCAAGTAGGTCTTTCTGCCCTCAAGGATGACATCAGGCTCGCTTACGGCCGAACCTAAACGTTACTTTCAGttattttcgtatttatattttgttataattcaaaatttaaattttattttataattcttATTTGTTGAACTCCTCATACTTTGTTAAAGAACTGAACACCCCAATTATCGAAAAACTTCATTTACGAACCTTCACCCGGTGTTATGGTATAGTAGAGCGTATAATTGAGAAAACCCCCATAAGCCGTCAACTTCTTCCCTGTATAATCACTAGGTGCGGTAAAATATACGGTGGTGTTTTTAAAATCAACCGAATTGAAAGCAACTCCGATCGAATTCTCTTCTGCATTGTGAACAGTCAAGTTCAAAGGATAGATTTCCAGTCTGGTACTGAAATTAAGCCCAACCAATTCCCAATCATCCATTTGAAGAACAGACGTCCTAATCAACTTGGAGCTTGTACACCTTGTAGTTTTCCCAAAACAGAAACACTCAGTACAACCGTGCTCATTCTCCTCTTGCAGATTGAAAGTCCCCTCGCGACATATCTCACAAGTGGGCCCCACAACGTTCTTTTTACAGAAACACTCAGCCGTGGCTTGATCGCAAATCTCACTAGTCGTGCCTCTGTAGTCGCAAGAGCAAAACTCGCAGTAAGGGAAGGCGTAATGACCGGCCAGACACTTATCGCACTGTCTCCCCACAACATTCGGCTTGCAACTACAAACTCGAATATTAAccacgaaaaatattttttgcttgaCTTACTGGCAACTGCCGTTGTTGAGGTCGCACTGTTCCGTTCCCTCAATACCCAGAATGTTGCATTTGCACTCCTCGCAGCCAATGATGGGGTCGTACCCATAGGTCAGAGGCTCGCACTGGTCGCAGCGTTCGCCCACCACATGCGGTGGGCAAATGCACTGGCCTGTGGTGGGCTCGCAAAACGCAATCGATGGGCAATTGCACGGTTTACAGTCGGGAAAGCCGAAATAGCCCGTCTTGCAAGCCTCACACTTTCGGCCGATTATGTTGGGTTTGCAGCGGCACTGGCCCCCAAATTTGTCGCACTCGAAGCTAAGAGAGCCGGCAAAGTCGCACCCGCAGGGCAAAGCCCCGCTGTTGTGGCCGGCGGTTATGGAAAATACCGAATCTTTGCAAAAACCTTCCGTTGTTGTGTTGATATTGAAGTGGTTGCTTCCGCAAGTGGAGATGAATTCGCCGGTGCGATCCACGTCTTCTTCCTCCAAGTAGCGATCGCTGTAAAAGTCGGTCGGGATGACTAGTAAATAGTCGAGGTAGACGTTTTTATTGCCTGGTTCCTGTTAATTGAACATTATTTGATGCATTTTTGCTTTGTTACCAAAGTACGGTACCTTCAATGTTAGCATGAAGTTTTCGgttaatgaaaatttagtgTTGCCATCGACTTGGGTTATAACCGAACGACAGCCTGACCGAGATGGGCAGTAATGGACGGGTAAAGTCGCTTCGTAAAATTGACCGTTTTGCATGAGGACAGTCACGTCAAAATCTGGAAAAGTGAACATTTTAGACCGCTTGTCCAATGTGCAgcaataattgcaataatttacaCACACTATTAGACATTGTTAAAGTAAAACACACCGTATTTAACATTTTGCCCCTGTAtcggtttttttatttttatttatagcataaacaaaaaaaactaatggaATAATTATACACATTTGAATAATATGTAGATTACCAAGGCACAGTTTTTTACCACCATCATGAAATTTATTCTTCTTCATAGACGAAAAGAAACGCATAGTATGAGTTTAATGCAGTGcacattatttatttcaaagataatttgttaaatttcttACACAATTGACACACGTGCAGCTTTATGGACCAGTTCGGTAATTTTTAAGACGATTTTGATGACAATTCAACAATGAAAAATTCTTTACCGTGGATGATAGTCTAGTAATTAGGGCCTCACACGTGAACCGGACaacgaaaaaaaatgcgaaaactAGAAGTTCGTTTACAACTGTTCTCTCCTAAAAGGTATTAATGTAAATacgtgaaaattttttttctgaatgagttatttaaaaagttattaactactaaaattgtaaattgttattctaataaaaagatgaacaagaaaatatttaaaatgatgTGCTTTATATAGCAAATTCACTGCTCTTTTTAACTCTGAAATCAGAttcgaaatttgaaatttttttcgtgtaTAAAATCGGAAATGAAGTTTCAAATCTGAATTCTAGTAACTTgaaccattt of the Tribolium castaneum strain GA2 chromosome 1, icTriCast1.1, whole genome shotgun sequence genome contains:
- the LOC103312322 gene encoding RNA exonuclease 1 homolog; its protein translation is MLPTKGYFQDIECPYFDSTCNRPYCHFRHRKKTQETIEEVANETPKEVEVPTYKPTPKSELANIKSHIPISYVPDLAFRSDRTIRPLPKFTFEKPTYKPTPLSILSSASKRENVLEDDERETSDIEAIREVKQNIANDEYNPEISLQDDINFEDLSAEFDMIDDLIEEPKNKESKENNVGKEETHQENDKDKEKPASDKTEKKHSSSSSKSHKSKYHKKDTKDKSKDKHVKEKDVKSDKSREKDRRSDHKSKHKSSREKEKSKSKHKDKRRSRSRSRERHKEKEKRAKEKQKEAEDNKKRRKSSESSGEDSSELLYSNNFDEIPALDFDDDEEDTLSECYKIFKEYEPPKVEVKEPPPAEPEVIKEETNASKKRIAHSSANPSEGGSKINYVKPKIQANPAQAMANRFKLAKLAQANNEQKNLMNEVKQTVKRPAPSLLEAARNYKLQRLAKPKPSENANVIDSILNSAKNKPKKIAPVQNVNSIQRAKARIEELAKQKATETLNKTPAQTVKGKRIAHVPDISLSDIPDVLNADKSKLPINVRTRFLTMIADECVKLYLIKEDAYTRALNEEFVCYEKCKVLATYKNSAMLAVNRLRKELQERDRLGLGPIGEGEAPANDTASNYKGAKFYNHIKGYALTNEELDIHGYPRESATPGRATIKNRKTTAWSSLRENQRKCSRCGKIYLVDEDGFVQYPEECIYHPLKKRTLRGEQTYLCCKSNDDVGCATSNTHVSEACGDAELEGFQTTMEPESEEDPRSQAVYALDCEMCYTIKGLELTRVTIVDSECKTVYETLVKPLNPIIDYNTTFSGITKEQMERTSTSILQVQANILHLCNSKTILIGHSLESDMKALKIIHGTVIDTSVLFPHKMGLPHKRALKALASDFLKKIIQNSVSGHDSAEDAITCMELVKWKLREELKVRGIK